In the Campylobacter concisus genome, CGGTGCCTTATACTGTAACATTTGGTGCCATCATCACTAGAAAAGATAATAACGATATAAAAAGCTTTGCTGATCTAAAAGGCAAAAGAAATGCCGACTCAGCTACGAGCAACTGGGCGAAAGTCGCCGTAAAATACGGTGCTGAGCACGTCGTAACAGATAGTTTTGCTAAAAGTATGGAGCTTCTTATATCAAGACGCGTAGATGCTGTCGTAAGAGACAATATCGTATTTTACGACTTCATAAAAGAGCGTCCAAACGCGCCTGTAAAGATAGCTGCCTCACTTGATGAAAAAGACTACACAGCAGCAGCTGTTAAGAAAGACAATGCCGAGCTTGCAGAGCAAATTTCAAATGCTTTAACTGAGCTTTCAAAAGAGGGCAAACTAGAAGCTATCTCAAAAAGCTACTTTGGCAAAGACGTCTCAAAATAAATTTATAAACCAACAAGGCAAAAATGGAAAATTTAGATAGAGTGATCGAGCTTGTTTCAAGCTCGACGCTACCGATGATCATTGCACTTTTAAAGGTGACGATCCCGCTTACATTGCTCTCGTTTTCGCTAGGGCTTGTCATCGCCATTATCACAGCAGTAGCGAGGCTTTCAAATATAAAAATTTTAAAATTTATATTTGCTACCTACGTTTGGATATTTCGTGGCACGCCACTTCTTGTGCAGCTTTTCATCGTATTTTACGGGCTTCCTAGCATTGGCATCACGCTTGATACTTGGAGTGCGGCCACTATCGCATTTAGTCTAAACGTGGGTGCTTATGCCTCTGAGTCCGTAAGGGCTGCCATTCTTTCTGTGCCAAAAGGTCAGTGGGAGGCTGCCACATCGCTTGGCATGACGCACTATCAAATTTTAAAGCGTATCATCGCACCTCAAGCAGTGAGGATCTCGCTCCCACCGCTTTCAAACACATTTATAGGCCTTGTTAAAGACACTTCACTAGCGGCTTCTATAACGATGGTTGATATGTTTATGGTCGCTCAAAGGATCGCAGCAAGAACCTTTGAGCCACTCATCCTCTACATCCTAGCAGCACTTATCTATCTAGTGGTTTGCACACTCTTAACCTATCTTCAATCAAGGCTTGAAAAAGCTGTCTCAAGGTATGTCTAATGGCTATAAATTTTAAAAATATAAGCAAATCTTACGGCGATCATTTGGTGCTAGATAACATAAACACAAGCTTCAAAGAAGGACAAACGACCGTGATAGTTGGCTCATCTGGTTGTGGTAAATCAACACTTCTTAGATGTATAAATTTACTTGAGATCCCACAAAGTGGTGTTTTAGAGATAAATGACAGAGCTGTAAATTTTAAAGAGAAGCTTAGCTCAAAAAAGCTTTTAGAAATTCGTAAAAAAACAGGCATGGTCTTTCAAAGCTTCAACCTCTTCCCGCACCTAACAGCGCTTCAAAATGTCACCGAAGCTCCGATATACGTTCAAAAAAAGGATAAAAACGAAGCGATAAAAGAGGCAAAAGAGCTTTTAGCTAAAGTGGGGCTTAGCCACAAAGAAGATACCTATCCAAATAGGCTCTCAGGAGGACAAGCACAGCGCGTGGCCATCGCTAGA is a window encoding:
- a CDS encoding amino acid ABC transporter substrate-binding protein codes for the protein MKFTNLLKVVAVLAMALNLQAKTIKDGVLTVATEGTYAPFTFYNDKNELVGYDVDIARAVAQKLNLKVEFLTAPWDAMLAAFDAGKADVVFNQVSITDERKKKYAFSVPYTVTFGAIITRKDNNDIKSFADLKGKRNADSATSNWAKVAVKYGAEHVVTDSFAKSMELLISRRVDAVVRDNIVFYDFIKERPNAPVKIAASLDEKDYTAAAVKKDNAELAEQISNALTELSKEGKLEAISKSYFGKDVSK
- a CDS encoding amino acid ABC transporter permease → MENLDRVIELVSSSTLPMIIALLKVTIPLTLLSFSLGLVIAIITAVARLSNIKILKFIFATYVWIFRGTPLLVQLFIVFYGLPSIGITLDTWSAATIAFSLNVGAYASESVRAAILSVPKGQWEAATSLGMTHYQILKRIIAPQAVRISLPPLSNTFIGLVKDTSLAASITMVDMFMVAQRIAARTFEPLILYILAALIYLVVCTLLTYLQSRLEKAVSRYV
- a CDS encoding amino acid ABC transporter ATP-binding protein, giving the protein MAINFKNISKSYGDHLVLDNINTSFKEGQTTVIVGSSGCGKSTLLRCINLLEIPQSGVLEINDRAVNFKEKLSSKKLLEIRKKTGMVFQSFNLFPHLTALQNVTEAPIYVQKKDKNEAIKEAKELLAKVGLSHKEDTYPNRLSGGQAQRVAIARALAVNPYFLLLDEPTSALDPELEAEVLKVILSLAKEKKSMIIVTHNMNFARKIADRILFLDKGVIAFDGLVDEFFNSQNERIKSFISAMDI